From the Homo sapiens chromosome 1, GRCh38.p14 Primary Assembly genome, one window contains:
- the RAP1GAP gene encoding rap1 GTPase-activating protein 1 isoform 43 (isoform 43 is encoded by transcript variant 94), with protein MSGRKRSFTFGAYGGVDKSFTSRRSVWRSDGQNQHFPQALDLSRVNLVPSYTPSLYPKNTDLFEMIEKMQGSRMDEQRCSFPPPLKTEEDYIPYPSVHEVLGREGPFPLILLPQFGGYWIEGTNHEITSIPETEPLQSPTTKVKLECNPTARIYRKHFLGKEHFNYYSLDAALGHLVFSLKYDVIGDQEHLRLLLRTKCRTYHDVIPISCLTEFPNVVQMAKLVCEDVNVDRFYPVLYPKASRLIVTFDEHVISNNFKFGVIYQKLGQTSEEELFSTNEESPAFVEFLEFLGQKVKLQDFKGFRGGLDVTHGQTGTESVYCNFRNKEIMFHVSTKLPYTEGDAQQLQRKRHIGNDIVAVVFQDENTPFVPDMIASNFLHAYVVVQAEGGGPDGPLYKVSVTARDDVPFFGPPLPDPAVFRKGPEFQEFLLTKLINAEYACYKAEKFAKLEERTRAALLETLYEELHIHSQSMMGLGGDEDKMENGSGGGGFFESFKRVIRSRSQSMDAMGLSNKKPNTVSTSHSGSFAPNNPDLAKAAGISLLIPGKSASRFGRRGSAIGIGTVEEVVVRGAAGSGGCLHALFSARSQDGGHIGDVAPLPPGQAPGRAGWSGGSSDGTQHLLWGLSLIVPGKSPTRKKSGPFGSRRSSAIGIENIQEVQEKRESPPAGQKTPDSGHVSQEPKSENSSTQSSPEMPTTKNRAETAAQRAEALKDFSRSSSSASSFASVVEETEGVDGEDTGLESVSSSGTPHKRDSFIYSTWLEDSVSTTSGGSSPDAGKLGDPACPEIKIQLEASEQHMPQLGC; from the exons GAGGAGCGATGGGCAGAACCAGCACTTCCCTCAGGCACTAGACCTGTCACGAGTGAACTTAGTTCCCTCCTATACTCCTTCACTCTACCCTAAG AACACAGATCTATTTGAGATGATTGAGAAGATGCAG GGAAGCAGGATGGATGAACAACGCTGCTCCTTCCCGCCGCCCCTCAAA ACAGAGGAGGACTACATTCCATACCCGAGCGTGCACGAG GTCTTGGGGCGAGAAGGACCCTTCCCCCTCATCCTGCTGCCCCAGTTTGGGGGCTACTGGATTGAGGGCACCAACCACGAAATCACCAGCATCCCCGAGACAGAGCCACTGCAGTCGCCCACAACCAAGGTGAAGCTCGAGTGCAACCCCACAGCCCGCATCTACCGGAAGCACTTTCTCGGCAAG GAGCATTTCAATTACTACTCACTGGACGCTGCCCTCGGCCACCTTGTCTTCTCACTCAAGTACGATGTCATCGGGGACCAAGAGCACCTGCGGCTGCTGCTCAG GACCAAGTGCCGGACATACCATGATGTCATCCCCATCTCCTGCCTCACCGAGTTCCCTAATGTTGTCCAGATGGCAAAG TTGGTGTGTGAAGACGTCAATGTGGATCGGTTCTATCCTGTGCTCTACCCCAAG GCTTCCCGGCTCATCGTCACCTTTGACGAGCATGTCATCAGCAATAACTTCAAGTTTGGCGTCATTTATCAGAAGCTTGGGCAG ACCTCCGAGGAAGAACTCTTCAGCACCAATGAGGAAAGTCCCGCTTTCGTGGAGTTCCTTGAATTTCTTGGCCAGAAGGTCAAACTGCAGGACTTTAAGGG GTTCCGAGGAGGCCTGGACGTGACCCACGGGCAGACGGGGACCGAATCTGTGTACTGCAACTTCCGCAACAAGGAGATCATGTTTCACGTGTCCACCAAGCTGCCATACACGGAAGGGGACGCCCAGCAG TTGCAGCGGAAGCGGCACATCGGGAACGACATCGTGGCTGTGGTCTTCCAGGATGAGAACACTCCTTTCGTGCCCGACATGATCGCGTCCAACTTCCTGCATGCCTACGTCGTGGTGCAGGCTGAGGGCGGGGGCCCTGATGGCCCCCTCTACAAG GTCTCTGTCACTGCAAGAGATGATGTGCCCTTCTTTGGACCCCCCCTCCCGGACCCCGCTGTGTTCAGGAAG GGGCCTGAGTTCCAGGAATTTTTGCTGACAAAGCTGATCAATGCTGAATATGCCTGCTACAAGGCAGAGAAGTTTGCCAAACTGGAG GAGCGGACGCGGGCCGCCCTCCTGGAGACGCTCTATGAGGAACTACACATCCACAGCCAGTCCATGATGGGCTTGGGCGGCGACGAGGACAAGATGGAGAATGGCAGTGGGGGCGGCGGCTTCTTTGAGTCTTTCAAG CGGGTCATCCGGAGCCGCAGCCAGTCCATGGATGCCATGGGGCTGAGCAACAAGAAGCCCAACACCGTGTCCACCAGCCACAGCGGGAGCTTCGCGCCCAACAACCCCGACCTGGCCAAGGCGGCTGGAATA TCATTGCTTATTCCTGGGAAAAGTGCGAGTAGATTCGGACGCCGGGGCAGTGCCATAGGCATAGGAACCGTGGAAGAGGTTGTCGTCCGCGGGGCCGCCGGCTCTGGAGGCTGCCTGCACGCGCTGTTCTCTGCTCGCTCTCAGGACGGAGGCCATATTGGGGACGTTGCCCCTCTGCCCCCGGGACAGGCCCCAGGGCGTGCGGGATGGAGTGGCGGCAGCTCCGATGGCACTCAGCACCTGCTTTGGGGCCTG TCACTGATTGTCCCTGGGAAGAGCCCCACGAGGAAGAAGTCGGGCCCGTTCGGCTCCCGCCGCAGCAGCGCCATTGGCATCGAGAACATACAGGAGGTGCAGGAGAAGAG GGAGAGCCCTCCGGCTGGTCAGAAGACCCCAGACAGCGGGCACGTCTCACAGGAGCCCAAGTCGGAGAACTCATCCACTCAGAGCTCCCCAGAGATGCCCACGACCAAGAACAG AGCGGAGACCGCAGCGCAGAGAGCAGAGGCGCTCAAGGACTTCTCCCGCTCCTCGTCCAGTGCCAGCAGCTTCGCCAGCGTGGTGGAGGAGACGGAGGGTGTGGACGGAGAGGACACAGGCCTG gagAGCGTGTCATCCTCAGGAACACCCCACAAGCGGGACTCCTTCATCTATAGCACGTGGCTGGAGGACAGTGTCAGCACCACTAGTGGGGGCAGCTCCCCAG ACGCCGGCAAGTTGGGGGACCCTGCGTGTCCCGAGATCAAGATCCAGCTGGAAGCATCTGAGCAGCACATGCCCCAGCTG GGCTGTTAG
- the RAP1GAP gene encoding rap1 GTPase-activating protein 1 isoform 44 (isoform 44 is encoded by transcript variant 21) — MSGRKRSFTFGAYGGVDKSFTSRRSVWRSDGQNQHFPQALDLSRVNLVPSYTPSLYPKNTDLFEMIEKMQGSRMDEQRCSFPPPLKTEEDYIPYPSVHEVLGREGPFPLILLPQFGGYWIEGTNHEITSIPETEPLQSPTTKVKLECNPTARIYRKHFLGKEHFNYYSLDAALGHLVFSLKYDVIGDQEHLRLLLRTKCRTYHDVIPISCLTEFPNVVQMAKLVCEDVNVDRFYPVLYPKASRLIVTFDEHVISNNFKFGVIYQKLGQTSEEELFSTNEESPAFVEFLEFLGQKVKLQDFKGFRGGLDVTHGQTGTESVYCNFRNKEIMFHVSTKLPYTEGDAQQLQRKRHIGNDIVAVVFQDENTPFVPDMIASNFLHAYVVVQAEGGGPDGPLYKVSVTARDDVPFFGPPLPDPAVFRKGPEFQEFLLTKLINAEYACYKAEKFAKLEERTRAALLETLYEELHIHSQSMMGLGGDEDKMENGSGGGGFFESFKRVIRSRSQSMDAMGLSNKKPNTVSTSHSGSFAPNNPDLAKAAGISLLIPGKSASRFGRRGSAIGIGTVEEVVVRGAAGSGGCLHALFSARSQDGGHIGDVAPLPPGQAPGRAGWSGGSSDGTQHLLWGLSLIVPGKSPTRKKSGPFGSRRSSAIGIENIQEVQEKRESPPAGQKTPDSGHVSQEPKSENSSTQSSPEMPTTKNRAETAAQRAEALKDFSRSSSSASSFASVVEETEGVDGEDTGLESVSSSGTPHKRDSFIYSTWLEDSVSTTSGGSSPGPSRSPHPDAGKLGDPACPEIKIQLEASEQHMPQLGC; from the exons GAGGAGCGATGGGCAGAACCAGCACTTCCCTCAGGCACTAGACCTGTCACGAGTGAACTTAGTTCCCTCCTATACTCCTTCACTCTACCCTAAG AACACAGATCTATTTGAGATGATTGAGAAGATGCAG GGAAGCAGGATGGATGAACAACGCTGCTCCTTCCCGCCGCCCCTCAAA ACAGAGGAGGACTACATTCCATACCCGAGCGTGCACGAG GTCTTGGGGCGAGAAGGACCCTTCCCCCTCATCCTGCTGCCCCAGTTTGGGGGCTACTGGATTGAGGGCACCAACCACGAAATCACCAGCATCCCCGAGACAGAGCCACTGCAGTCGCCCACAACCAAGGTGAAGCTCGAGTGCAACCCCACAGCCCGCATCTACCGGAAGCACTTTCTCGGCAAG GAGCATTTCAATTACTACTCACTGGACGCTGCCCTCGGCCACCTTGTCTTCTCACTCAAGTACGATGTCATCGGGGACCAAGAGCACCTGCGGCTGCTGCTCAG GACCAAGTGCCGGACATACCATGATGTCATCCCCATCTCCTGCCTCACCGAGTTCCCTAATGTTGTCCAGATGGCAAAG TTGGTGTGTGAAGACGTCAATGTGGATCGGTTCTATCCTGTGCTCTACCCCAAG GCTTCCCGGCTCATCGTCACCTTTGACGAGCATGTCATCAGCAATAACTTCAAGTTTGGCGTCATTTATCAGAAGCTTGGGCAG ACCTCCGAGGAAGAACTCTTCAGCACCAATGAGGAAAGTCCCGCTTTCGTGGAGTTCCTTGAATTTCTTGGCCAGAAGGTCAAACTGCAGGACTTTAAGGG GTTCCGAGGAGGCCTGGACGTGACCCACGGGCAGACGGGGACCGAATCTGTGTACTGCAACTTCCGCAACAAGGAGATCATGTTTCACGTGTCCACCAAGCTGCCATACACGGAAGGGGACGCCCAGCAG TTGCAGCGGAAGCGGCACATCGGGAACGACATCGTGGCTGTGGTCTTCCAGGATGAGAACACTCCTTTCGTGCCCGACATGATCGCGTCCAACTTCCTGCATGCCTACGTCGTGGTGCAGGCTGAGGGCGGGGGCCCTGATGGCCCCCTCTACAAG GTCTCTGTCACTGCAAGAGATGATGTGCCCTTCTTTGGACCCCCCCTCCCGGACCCCGCTGTGTTCAGGAAG GGGCCTGAGTTCCAGGAATTTTTGCTGACAAAGCTGATCAATGCTGAATATGCCTGCTACAAGGCAGAGAAGTTTGCCAAACTGGAG GAGCGGACGCGGGCCGCCCTCCTGGAGACGCTCTATGAGGAACTACACATCCACAGCCAGTCCATGATGGGCTTGGGCGGCGACGAGGACAAGATGGAGAATGGCAGTGGGGGCGGCGGCTTCTTTGAGTCTTTCAAG CGGGTCATCCGGAGCCGCAGCCAGTCCATGGATGCCATGGGGCTGAGCAACAAGAAGCCCAACACCGTGTCCACCAGCCACAGCGGGAGCTTCGCGCCCAACAACCCCGACCTGGCCAAGGCGGCTGGAATA TCATTGCTTATTCCTGGGAAAAGTGCGAGTAGATTCGGACGCCGGGGCAGTGCCATAGGCATAGGAACCGTGGAAGAGGTTGTCGTCCGCGGGGCCGCCGGCTCTGGAGGCTGCCTGCACGCGCTGTTCTCTGCTCGCTCTCAGGACGGAGGCCATATTGGGGACGTTGCCCCTCTGCCCCCGGGACAGGCCCCAGGGCGTGCGGGATGGAGTGGCGGCAGCTCCGATGGCACTCAGCACCTGCTTTGGGGCCTG TCACTGATTGTCCCTGGGAAGAGCCCCACGAGGAAGAAGTCGGGCCCGTTCGGCTCCCGCCGCAGCAGCGCCATTGGCATCGAGAACATACAGGAGGTGCAGGAGAAGAG GGAGAGCCCTCCGGCTGGTCAGAAGACCCCAGACAGCGGGCACGTCTCACAGGAGCCCAAGTCGGAGAACTCATCCACTCAGAGCTCCCCAGAGATGCCCACGACCAAGAACAG AGCGGAGACCGCAGCGCAGAGAGCAGAGGCGCTCAAGGACTTCTCCCGCTCCTCGTCCAGTGCCAGCAGCTTCGCCAGCGTGGTGGAGGAGACGGAGGGTGTGGACGGAGAGGACACAGGCCTG gagAGCGTGTCATCCTCAGGAACACCCCACAAGCGGGACTCCTTCATCTATAGCACGTGGCTGGAGGACAGTGTCAGCACCACTAGTGGGGGCAGCTCCCCAG gcccctctCGATCACCCCACCCAGACGCCGGCAAGTTGGGGGACCCTGCGTGTCCCGAGATCAAGATCCAGCTGGAAGCATCTGAGCAGCACATGCCCCAGCTG GGCTGTTAG
- the RAP1GAP gene encoding rap1 GTPase-activating protein 1 isoform 33 (isoform 33 is encoded by transcript variant 81): MAKLVCEDVNVDRFYPVLYPKASRLIVTFDEHVISNNFKFGVIYQKLGQTSEEELFSTNEESPAFVEFLEFLGQKVKLQDFKGFRGGLDVTHGQTGTESVYCNFRNKEIMFHVSTKLPYTEGDAQQLQRKRHIGNDIVAVVFQDENTPFVPDMIASNFLHAYVVVQAEGGGPDGPLYKVSVTARDDVPFFGPPLPDPAVFRKGPEFQEFLLTKLINAEYACYKAEKFAKLEERTRAALLETLYEELHIHSQSMMGLGGDEDKMENGSGGGGFFESFKRVIRSRSQSMDAMGLSNKKPNTVSTSHSGSFAPNNPDLAKAAGISLLIPGKSASRFGRRGSAIGIGTVEEVVVRGAAGSGGCLHALFSARSQDGGHIGDVAPLPPGQAPGRAGWSGGSSDGTQHLLWGLSLIVPGKSPTRKKSGPFGSRRSSAIGIENIQEVQEKRAETAAQRAEALKDFSRSSSSASSFASVVEETEGVDGEDTGLESVSSSGTPHKRDSFIYSTWLEDSVSTTSGGSSPGPSRSPHPDAGKLGDPACPEIKIQLEASEQHMPQLGC; the protein is encoded by the exons ATGGCAAAG TTGGTGTGTGAAGACGTCAATGTGGATCGGTTCTATCCTGTGCTCTACCCCAAG GCTTCCCGGCTCATCGTCACCTTTGACGAGCATGTCATCAGCAATAACTTCAAGTTTGGCGTCATTTATCAGAAGCTTGGGCAG ACCTCCGAGGAAGAACTCTTCAGCACCAATGAGGAAAGTCCCGCTTTCGTGGAGTTCCTTGAATTTCTTGGCCAGAAGGTCAAACTGCAGGACTTTAAGGG GTTCCGAGGAGGCCTGGACGTGACCCACGGGCAGACGGGGACCGAATCTGTGTACTGCAACTTCCGCAACAAGGAGATCATGTTTCACGTGTCCACCAAGCTGCCATACACGGAAGGGGACGCCCAGCAG TTGCAGCGGAAGCGGCACATCGGGAACGACATCGTGGCTGTGGTCTTCCAGGATGAGAACACTCCTTTCGTGCCCGACATGATCGCGTCCAACTTCCTGCATGCCTACGTCGTGGTGCAGGCTGAGGGCGGGGGCCCTGATGGCCCCCTCTACAAG GTCTCTGTCACTGCAAGAGATGATGTGCCCTTCTTTGGACCCCCCCTCCCGGACCCCGCTGTGTTCAGGAAG GGGCCTGAGTTCCAGGAATTTTTGCTGACAAAGCTGATCAATGCTGAATATGCCTGCTACAAGGCAGAGAAGTTTGCCAAACTGGAG GAGCGGACGCGGGCCGCCCTCCTGGAGACGCTCTATGAGGAACTACACATCCACAGCCAGTCCATGATGGGCTTGGGCGGCGACGAGGACAAGATGGAGAATGGCAGTGGGGGCGGCGGCTTCTTTGAGTCTTTCAAG CGGGTCATCCGGAGCCGCAGCCAGTCCATGGATGCCATGGGGCTGAGCAACAAGAAGCCCAACACCGTGTCCACCAGCCACAGCGGGAGCTTCGCGCCCAACAACCCCGACCTGGCCAAGGCGGCTGGAATA TCATTGCTTATTCCTGGGAAAAGTGCGAGTAGATTCGGACGCCGGGGCAGTGCCATAGGCATAGGAACCGTGGAAGAGGTTGTCGTCCGCGGGGCCGCCGGCTCTGGAGGCTGCCTGCACGCGCTGTTCTCTGCTCGCTCTCAGGACGGAGGCCATATTGGGGACGTTGCCCCTCTGCCCCCGGGACAGGCCCCAGGGCGTGCGGGATGGAGTGGCGGCAGCTCCGATGGCACTCAGCACCTGCTTTGGGGCCTG TCACTGATTGTCCCTGGGAAGAGCCCCACGAGGAAGAAGTCGGGCCCGTTCGGCTCCCGCCGCAGCAGCGCCATTGGCATCGAGAACATACAGGAGGTGCAGGAGAAGAG AGCGGAGACCGCAGCGCAGAGAGCAGAGGCGCTCAAGGACTTCTCCCGCTCCTCGTCCAGTGCCAGCAGCTTCGCCAGCGTGGTGGAGGAGACGGAGGGTGTGGACGGAGAGGACACAGGCCTG gagAGCGTGTCATCCTCAGGAACACCCCACAAGCGGGACTCCTTCATCTATAGCACGTGGCTGGAGGACAGTGTCAGCACCACTAGTGGGGGCAGCTCCCCAG gcccctctCGATCACCCCACCCAGACGCCGGCAAGTTGGGGGACCCTGCGTGTCCCGAGATCAAGATCCAGCTGGAAGCATCTGAGCAGCACATGCCCCAGCTG GGCTGTTAG
- the RAP1GAP gene encoding rap1 GTPase-activating protein 1 isoform 32 (isoform 32 is encoded by transcript variant 78) produces the protein MAKLVCEDVNVDRFYPVLYPKASRLIVTFDEHVISNNFKFGVIYQKLGQTSEEELFSTNEESPAFVEFLEFLGQKVKLQDFKGFRGGLDVTHGQTGTESVYCNFRNKEIMFHVSTKLPYTEGDAQQLQRKRHIGNDIVAVVFQDENTPFVPDMIASNFLHAYVVVQAEGGGPDGPLYKVSVTARDDVPFFGPPLPDPAVFRKGPEFQEFLLTKLINAEYACYKAEKFAKLEERTRAALLETLYEELHIHSQSMMGLGGDEDKMENGSGGGGFFESFKRVIRSRSQSMDAMGLSNKKPNTVSTSHSGSFAPNNPDLAKAAGISLLIPGKSASRFGRRGSAIGIGTVEEVVVRGAAGSGGCLHALFSARSQDGGHIGDVAPLPPGQAPGRAGWSGGSSDGTQHLLWGLSLIVPGKSPTRKKSGPFGSRRSSAIGIENIQEVQEKRESPPAGQKTPDSGHVSQEPKSENSSTQSSPEMPTTKNRAETAAQRAEALKDFSRSSSSASSFASVVEETEGVDGEDTGLESVSSSGTPHKRDSFIYSTWLEDSVSTTSGGSSPGPSRSPHPDAGKLGDPACPEIKIQLEASEQHMPQLGC, from the exons ATGGCAAAG TTGGTGTGTGAAGACGTCAATGTGGATCGGTTCTATCCTGTGCTCTACCCCAAG GCTTCCCGGCTCATCGTCACCTTTGACGAGCATGTCATCAGCAATAACTTCAAGTTTGGCGTCATTTATCAGAAGCTTGGGCAG ACCTCCGAGGAAGAACTCTTCAGCACCAATGAGGAAAGTCCCGCTTTCGTGGAGTTCCTTGAATTTCTTGGCCAGAAGGTCAAACTGCAGGACTTTAAGGG GTTCCGAGGAGGCCTGGACGTGACCCACGGGCAGACGGGGACCGAATCTGTGTACTGCAACTTCCGCAACAAGGAGATCATGTTTCACGTGTCCACCAAGCTGCCATACACGGAAGGGGACGCCCAGCAG TTGCAGCGGAAGCGGCACATCGGGAACGACATCGTGGCTGTGGTCTTCCAGGATGAGAACACTCCTTTCGTGCCCGACATGATCGCGTCCAACTTCCTGCATGCCTACGTCGTGGTGCAGGCTGAGGGCGGGGGCCCTGATGGCCCCCTCTACAAG GTCTCTGTCACTGCAAGAGATGATGTGCCCTTCTTTGGACCCCCCCTCCCGGACCCCGCTGTGTTCAGGAAG GGGCCTGAGTTCCAGGAATTTTTGCTGACAAAGCTGATCAATGCTGAATATGCCTGCTACAAGGCAGAGAAGTTTGCCAAACTGGAG GAGCGGACGCGGGCCGCCCTCCTGGAGACGCTCTATGAGGAACTACACATCCACAGCCAGTCCATGATGGGCTTGGGCGGCGACGAGGACAAGATGGAGAATGGCAGTGGGGGCGGCGGCTTCTTTGAGTCTTTCAAG CGGGTCATCCGGAGCCGCAGCCAGTCCATGGATGCCATGGGGCTGAGCAACAAGAAGCCCAACACCGTGTCCACCAGCCACAGCGGGAGCTTCGCGCCCAACAACCCCGACCTGGCCAAGGCGGCTGGAATA TCATTGCTTATTCCTGGGAAAAGTGCGAGTAGATTCGGACGCCGGGGCAGTGCCATAGGCATAGGAACCGTGGAAGAGGTTGTCGTCCGCGGGGCCGCCGGCTCTGGAGGCTGCCTGCACGCGCTGTTCTCTGCTCGCTCTCAGGACGGAGGCCATATTGGGGACGTTGCCCCTCTGCCCCCGGGACAGGCCCCAGGGCGTGCGGGATGGAGTGGCGGCAGCTCCGATGGCACTCAGCACCTGCTTTGGGGCCTG TCACTGATTGTCCCTGGGAAGAGCCCCACGAGGAAGAAGTCGGGCCCGTTCGGCTCCCGCCGCAGCAGCGCCATTGGCATCGAGAACATACAGGAGGTGCAGGAGAAGAG GGAGAGCCCTCCGGCTGGTCAGAAGACCCCAGACAGCGGGCACGTCTCACAGGAGCCCAAGTCGGAGAACTCATCCACTCAGAGCTCCCCAGAGATGCCCACGACCAAGAACAG AGCGGAGACCGCAGCGCAGAGAGCAGAGGCGCTCAAGGACTTCTCCCGCTCCTCGTCCAGTGCCAGCAGCTTCGCCAGCGTGGTGGAGGAGACGGAGGGTGTGGACGGAGAGGACACAGGCCTG gagAGCGTGTCATCCTCAGGAACACCCCACAAGCGGGACTCCTTCATCTATAGCACGTGGCTGGAGGACAGTGTCAGCACCACTAGTGGGGGCAGCTCCCCAG gcccctctCGATCACCCCACCCAGACGCCGGCAAGTTGGGGGACCCTGCGTGTCCCGAGATCAAGATCCAGCTGGAAGCATCTGAGCAGCACATGCCCCAGCTG GGCTGTTAG
- the RAP1GAP gene encoding rap1 GTPase-activating protein 1 isoform 41 (isoform 41 is encoded by transcript variant 92), producing MSGRKRSFTFGAYGGVDKSFTSRRSVWRSDGQNQHFPQALDLSRVNLVPSYTPSLYPKNTDLFEMIEKMQGSRMDEQRCSFPPPLKTEEDYIPYPSVHEVLGREGPFPLILLPQFGGYWIEGTNHEITSIPETEPLQSPTTKVKLECNPTARIYRKHFLGKEHFNYYSLDAALGHLVFSLKYDVIGDQEHLRLLLRTKCRTYHDVIPISCLTEFPNVVQMAKLVCEDVNVDRFYPVLYPKASRLIVTFDEHVISNNFKFGVIYQKLGQTSEEELFSTNEESPAFVEFLEFLGQKVKLQDFKGFRGGLDVTHGQTGTESVYCNFRNKEIMFHVSTKLPYTEGDAQQLQRKRHIGNDIVAVVFQDENTPFVPDMIASNFLHAYVVVQAEGGGPDGPLYKVSVTARDDVPFFGPPLPDPAVFRKGPEFQEFLLTKLINAEYACYKAEKFAKLEERTRAALLETLYEELHIHSQSMMGLGGDEDKMENGSGGGGFFESFKRVIRSRSQSMDAMGLSNKKPNTVSTSHSGSFAPNNPDLAKAAGISLLIPGKSASRFGRRGSAIGIGTVEESLIVPGKSPTRKKSGPFGSRRSSAIGIENIQEVQEKRESPPAGQKTPDSGHVSQEPKSENSSTQSSPEMPTTKNRAETAAQRAEALKDFSRSSSSASSFASVVEETEGVDGEDTGLESVSSSGTPHKRDSFIYSTWLEDSVSTTSGGSSPDAGKLGDPACPEIKIQLEASEQHMPQLGC from the exons GAGGAGCGATGGGCAGAACCAGCACTTCCCTCAGGCACTAGACCTGTCACGAGTGAACTTAGTTCCCTCCTATACTCCTTCACTCTACCCTAAG AACACAGATCTATTTGAGATGATTGAGAAGATGCAG GGAAGCAGGATGGATGAACAACGCTGCTCCTTCCCGCCGCCCCTCAAA ACAGAGGAGGACTACATTCCATACCCGAGCGTGCACGAG GTCTTGGGGCGAGAAGGACCCTTCCCCCTCATCCTGCTGCCCCAGTTTGGGGGCTACTGGATTGAGGGCACCAACCACGAAATCACCAGCATCCCCGAGACAGAGCCACTGCAGTCGCCCACAACCAAGGTGAAGCTCGAGTGCAACCCCACAGCCCGCATCTACCGGAAGCACTTTCTCGGCAAG GAGCATTTCAATTACTACTCACTGGACGCTGCCCTCGGCCACCTTGTCTTCTCACTCAAGTACGATGTCATCGGGGACCAAGAGCACCTGCGGCTGCTGCTCAG GACCAAGTGCCGGACATACCATGATGTCATCCCCATCTCCTGCCTCACCGAGTTCCCTAATGTTGTCCAGATGGCAAAG TTGGTGTGTGAAGACGTCAATGTGGATCGGTTCTATCCTGTGCTCTACCCCAAG GCTTCCCGGCTCATCGTCACCTTTGACGAGCATGTCATCAGCAATAACTTCAAGTTTGGCGTCATTTATCAGAAGCTTGGGCAG ACCTCCGAGGAAGAACTCTTCAGCACCAATGAGGAAAGTCCCGCTTTCGTGGAGTTCCTTGAATTTCTTGGCCAGAAGGTCAAACTGCAGGACTTTAAGGG GTTCCGAGGAGGCCTGGACGTGACCCACGGGCAGACGGGGACCGAATCTGTGTACTGCAACTTCCGCAACAAGGAGATCATGTTTCACGTGTCCACCAAGCTGCCATACACGGAAGGGGACGCCCAGCAG TTGCAGCGGAAGCGGCACATCGGGAACGACATCGTGGCTGTGGTCTTCCAGGATGAGAACACTCCTTTCGTGCCCGACATGATCGCGTCCAACTTCCTGCATGCCTACGTCGTGGTGCAGGCTGAGGGCGGGGGCCCTGATGGCCCCCTCTACAAG GTCTCTGTCACTGCAAGAGATGATGTGCCCTTCTTTGGACCCCCCCTCCCGGACCCCGCTGTGTTCAGGAAG GGGCCTGAGTTCCAGGAATTTTTGCTGACAAAGCTGATCAATGCTGAATATGCCTGCTACAAGGCAGAGAAGTTTGCCAAACTGGAG GAGCGGACGCGGGCCGCCCTCCTGGAGACGCTCTATGAGGAACTACACATCCACAGCCAGTCCATGATGGGCTTGGGCGGCGACGAGGACAAGATGGAGAATGGCAGTGGGGGCGGCGGCTTCTTTGAGTCTTTCAAG CGGGTCATCCGGAGCCGCAGCCAGTCCATGGATGCCATGGGGCTGAGCAACAAGAAGCCCAACACCGTGTCCACCAGCCACAGCGGGAGCTTCGCGCCCAACAACCCCGACCTGGCCAAGGCGGCTGGAATA TCATTGCTTATTCCTGGGAAAAGTGCGAGTAGATTCGGACGCCGGGGCAGTGCCATAGGCATAGGAACCGTGGAAGAG TCACTGATTGTCCCTGGGAAGAGCCCCACGAGGAAGAAGTCGGGCCCGTTCGGCTCCCGCCGCAGCAGCGCCATTGGCATCGAGAACATACAGGAGGTGCAGGAGAAGAG GGAGAGCCCTCCGGCTGGTCAGAAGACCCCAGACAGCGGGCACGTCTCACAGGAGCCCAAGTCGGAGAACTCATCCACTCAGAGCTCCCCAGAGATGCCCACGACCAAGAACAG AGCGGAGACCGCAGCGCAGAGAGCAGAGGCGCTCAAGGACTTCTCCCGCTCCTCGTCCAGTGCCAGCAGCTTCGCCAGCGTGGTGGAGGAGACGGAGGGTGTGGACGGAGAGGACACAGGCCTG gagAGCGTGTCATCCTCAGGAACACCCCACAAGCGGGACTCCTTCATCTATAGCACGTGGCTGGAGGACAGTGTCAGCACCACTAGTGGGGGCAGCTCCCCAG ACGCCGGCAAGTTGGGGGACCCTGCGTGTCCCGAGATCAAGATCCAGCTGGAAGCATCTGAGCAGCACATGCCCCAGCTG GGCTGTTAG